One region of Bacteroidota bacterium genomic DNA includes:
- a CDS encoding ComF family protein yields MKIINDIVDFLYPRVCIVSENNLPEDNSNRFVLDDTLANLEKVTKSQLNELRGKVKSDFAFTLYDFAQKSDFEKIIHHLKYSGMKDLGVFLGQHLAGYVKLEIDEQKVSYDYIIPVPLHKTKVRERGYNQSEYLVKGMSGQLQIPLQFDYIKRHRYTKSQTKLTLLEREKNMCDAFTLNRNFEVELKDKNIILLDDVITTGATVNECIKILREAGVNKIFAVSLAMAE; encoded by the coding sequence ATGAAAATAATAAATGACATAGTTGATTTTTTGTATCCGAGAGTTTGTATTGTCTCTGAAAACAATCTGCCGGAAGATAATTCAAACAGGTTTGTTCTGGATGACACTCTTGCAAATCTCGAAAAAGTTACCAAAAGTCAGCTGAATGAATTAAGAGGAAAAGTTAAATCCGATTTCGCGTTTACGCTTTATGATTTCGCTCAGAAATCGGATTTTGAAAAAATAATTCATCACCTGAAGTACAGCGGAATGAAAGATCTGGGAGTTTTCTTGGGTCAGCATTTAGCAGGATATGTAAAGCTTGAAATTGATGAGCAAAAAGTAAGTTACGACTACATAATCCCTGTCCCACTTCATAAAACAAAAGTAAGAGAAAGAGGATATAACCAGTCAGAGTATCTTGTAAAAGGAATGAGCGGGCAATTGCAAATCCCCCTTCAATTCGATTATATCAAACGCCATCGTTACACAAAATCCCAGACGAAACTCACGTTGCTCGAGAGAGAAAAGAATATGTGTGATGCTTTTACTCTTAACAGAAATTTTGAGGTAGAGTTAAAGGATAAGAATATTATTCTCTTGGATGACGTAATTACCACCGGAGCAACTGTAAACGAATGTATAAAAATTCTTCGCGAAGCAGGTGTAAATAAAATTTTCGCAGTTTCACTTGCAATGGCGGAGTAA
- the ettA gene encoding energy-dependent translational throttle protein EttA — MADNKIIFSMVGVSKTFPPQKKVLNNIYLSFFYGAKIGIIGLNGSGKSTLLKIIAGIETNFMGEVHFTKNYKIGYLSQEPELDDTKTVKEIVMEGVQEVADILKEYEELNMKFAEPMDDDTMTKLIERQGELTEMIEHKNGWELDSKLERAMDALRCPDEDRIVGTLSGGERRRVALCRLLLQEPEILLLDEPTNHLDAESVDWLEQHLKQYPGTVIAITHDRYFLDNVAGWILELDRGEGIPWEGNYSSWLEQKSNRLALEEKQESKRRKTLERELEWVKMSPRARQAKSKARLQSYDKLLNEDVKQKEEKLELFIPNGPRLGNKVIEAIGVAKSYGDKLLFENLNFNLPPNGIVGIIGPNGAGKTTLFKLIQGMEKADAGTFEVGDTVKTAYVDQSHDDIDPNKTVWEVISGGDENITIAGKLFNSRAYVAKFNFSGADQGKLCGTLSGGERNRLHLAIALKQEGNVLLLDEPTNDIDVNTLRALEEALEDFAGCAVIISHDRWFLDRVATHILAYEGDGVVYNFEGGYSDYEENKKKRLGNLEPKKFRYKKLVK, encoded by the coding sequence ATGGCTGATAACAAAATTATATTTTCCATGGTGGGAGTTTCCAAAACTTTTCCGCCTCAAAAAAAAGTTTTAAACAATATTTACCTTTCGTTTTTTTACGGAGCGAAGATTGGAATCATTGGTCTTAACGGTTCAGGAAAATCTACTCTGCTGAAAATAATAGCGGGTATTGAAACCAACTTCATGGGTGAAGTTCACTTCACTAAAAATTATAAGATTGGTTACCTTTCACAGGAGCCTGAGCTGGATGATACAAAGACTGTAAAAGAAATCGTGATGGAAGGCGTTCAGGAAGTTGCCGATATACTGAAAGAATACGAAGAGCTTAATATGAAATTTGCTGAGCCGATGGACGATGATACAATGACTAAGCTTATTGAAAGACAAGGCGAGCTTACCGAAATGATAGAGCATAAAAACGGATGGGAGCTTGATTCAAAACTTGAGAGAGCTATGGATGCTTTAAGATGTCCCGATGAAGATAGAATCGTCGGAACACTTTCCGGAGGGGAAAGAAGAAGAGTTGCATTGTGCAGATTACTACTTCAGGAACCTGAAATACTTTTACTTGATGAGCCGACAAACCATCTTGATGCTGAATCAGTTGACTGGCTTGAGCAGCACTTGAAACAATATCCCGGAACTGTTATCGCTATTACTCACGATAGATACTTCCTTGATAATGTTGCCGGGTGGATTTTGGAATTAGATAGAGGTGAAGGAATTCCATGGGAAGGAAACTACTCTTCATGGCTTGAACAGAAATCTAACCGACTCGCACTTGAAGAGAAACAGGAAAGCAAAAGAAGAAAAACTCTTGAGCGTGAGCTTGAATGGGTAAAGATGTCTCCGAGAGCAAGACAGGCGAAATCAAAGGCGCGTCTGCAATCCTATGATAAATTGTTAAATGAAGATGTAAAGCAGAAGGAAGAGAAACTTGAGTTATTTATACCAAACGGACCTAGACTTGGTAATAAAGTTATTGAGGCTATCGGAGTAGCAAAATCATACGGTGATAAATTATTGTTTGAAAATCTGAATTTCAACTTACCACCCAACGGAATCGTTGGCATTATCGGACCGAACGGTGCAGGTAAAACTACTTTGTTCAAGCTTATTCAGGGTATGGAGAAAGCTGATGCGGGAACATTTGAAGTCGGTGATACTGTGAAGACTGCATACGTTGACCAAAGCCATGATGATATTGACCCGAATAAAACAGTATGGGAAGTTATTTCCGGTGGAGATGAAAATATTACAATTGCAGGAAAGCTTTTTAACTCAAGAGCATACGTTGCTAAGTTCAATTTCAGCGGAGCTGACCAGGGAAAACTTTGCGGAACACTTTCCGGTGGTGAAAGAAACAGATTACATCTTGCTATCGCTTTGAAGCAGGAAGGTAACGTTCTCTTACTCGATGAGCCTACCAATGATATAGACGTGAATACACTGAGAGCATTGGAAGAAGCGCTGGAAGATTTTGCGGGCTGCGCAGTTATTATATCGCATGACAGGTGGTTCCTCGATAGAGTTGCAACGCACATACTTGCATACGAAGGTGATGGAGTTGTTTATAATTTTGAAGGCGGCTACAGTGATTACGAAGAGAATAAAAAGAAGAGACTTGGAAATTTAGAGCCAAAAAAATTCCGTTACAAAAAACTTGTGAAGTAA
- a CDS encoding DMT family transporter produces the protein MKKLLKHKYTPYFMLAFLAVVWGSSFLLIKKGLVQFNPIEVASLRVFFAAVFLMPIAMKRIGRLPKIEYIKVTYLGLVGNFIPALLFAIAQTQITSSLSGILNALSPLFTLLIARLFFKHRIVLAQTIGLIIGFVGSIGLSFINKDGNLGAMNFYVLFVVGATMCYALNGNFIKHKFDKYTALTLTSVSFFFIGLIALAIIIYIGLPGKIFGHIGEYSDSLISIVALAFLGTSVALLIYNKLIMMTSPIFASSVTYLVPIVAVFFGLLDNEHLTWWHIGGMVMIIIGVYITNKASK, from the coding sequence TTGAAGAAATTATTAAAGCATAAGTACACTCCGTACTTTATGCTCGCTTTTTTAGCAGTTGTTTGGGGAAGTTCGTTTTTACTAATAAAAAAAGGACTGGTTCAATTTAACCCTATAGAAGTAGCATCACTCAGAGTTTTTTTCGCAGCGGTATTTTTAATGCCAATAGCAATGAAAAGAATTGGTAGGCTTCCGAAAATTGAATACATAAAAGTAACATATCTTGGTTTAGTAGGTAACTTTATACCGGCACTTTTATTTGCGATTGCGCAGACACAAATCACCAGTTCCCTCTCGGGAATTTTGAATGCATTGAGTCCCCTGTTCACATTACTCATTGCAAGATTGTTTTTTAAACACAGAATTGTATTAGCTCAGACTATAGGATTGATAATTGGATTTGTTGGCTCTATAGGACTTAGCTTTATTAATAAGGATGGAAATTTAGGAGCTATGAACTTCTACGTACTCTTCGTAGTTGGAGCAACAATGTGTTATGCTCTCAACGGTAACTTCATCAAACATAAATTTGATAAGTACACTGCGCTTACGCTTACATCAGTTTCATTTTTCTTTATAGGATTAATAGCGCTTGCGATTATAATTTACATAGGATTACCCGGTAAAATATTCGGGCACATTGGAGAGTATTCTGATTCTCTTATTTCAATTGTTGCTCTTGCTTTTTTGGGAACATCAGTAGCATTATTGATTTACAACAAGCTCATTATGATGACTTCACCTATTTTTGCAAGTTCAGTTACTTATCTTGTTCCTATAGTTGCAGTGTTCTTCGGCTTGCTTGATAATGAACATTTAACCTGGTGGCATATCGGCGGAATGGTTATGATTATCATAGGTGTTTATATTACAAACAAAGCGAGTAAGTAG
- a CDS encoding replication-associated recombination protein A has translation MDLFDSAQNSENFPLAERLRPSLIEDYVGQKHLIGPGKPIRIMIEKNDISSMILWGPPGTGKTTLALLISYLVNLDFSQLSAVSSGVKDVRAVLEEAEKNLKYSRKKTILFIDEIHRFNKAQQDSLLHSVEKGSIILIGATTENPSFEVISPLLSRSRVYVLEELSKSDLLQMIDKALTKDEYLSKMNIEIPDKDFLIKLSGGDGRRLLNGLELAVKLTYPDANGKIVLTNEILKETYQTNYIKYDKNAEEHYNVISAFIKSMRGSDPDAALYWMAKMLKGGEDPKFICRRMVILASEDVGNADPNALTMAMNCFNAINVIGMPEGRIIMGQTAVYLASAPKSNASYSAIERAFEDVDRYPDTMVPLHLRNAPTKLMKELNYGKEYNYAHSFDNHFVDDQYLPDEVKDKIYYMPGELGKEKEIKERLETLWKDSKHKNYNKTDKDGN, from the coding sequence ATGGATTTATTCGATAGTGCCCAAAACAGTGAAAATTTCCCTTTAGCGGAGAGACTTCGTCCTTCTTTAATTGAAGATTACGTCGGTCAGAAGCATCTCATAGGTCCCGGAAAACCGATACGGATTATGATTGAGAAGAATGACATCTCTTCAATGATTTTATGGGGACCCCCCGGAACCGGAAAGACAACTCTTGCACTTCTAATATCGTATCTCGTAAATCTTGATTTCAGTCAGCTCTCTGCTGTATCATCGGGAGTAAAAGATGTCCGCGCAGTGCTTGAAGAAGCAGAGAAGAACCTGAAATACTCGCGCAAGAAGACGATACTATTCATTGATGAAATACATAGGTTTAACAAAGCCCAGCAGGATTCGCTCCTGCACAGCGTAGAAAAAGGCAGCATTATATTAATAGGAGCAACAACGGAGAATCCTTCGTTTGAAGTCATCTCTCCCCTGCTCTCACGAAGCAGGGTGTATGTATTAGAAGAGTTATCAAAGAGTGATTTGCTCCAAATGATTGATAAGGCATTGACGAAAGATGAATATCTGAGTAAGATGAATATTGAAATTCCTGATAAGGATTTTTTAATAAAGCTTTCGGGTGGTGATGGCAGACGTTTGCTCAACGGACTTGAACTAGCAGTGAAGCTTACATATCCCGATGCAAACGGAAAGATAGTTCTCACGAATGAAATTCTTAAGGAGACTTATCAGACCAACTACATTAAATATGATAAGAATGCAGAAGAGCATTACAATGTAATATCAGCTTTCATAAAAAGTATGAGGGGAAGTGACCCCGATGCTGCTTTATACTGGATGGCAAAGATGCTTAAAGGCGGCGAGGACCCGAAGTTTATCTGCAGAAGAATGGTTATACTTGCAAGCGAAGATGTCGGCAATGCAGACCCTAACGCTCTAACTATGGCAATGAATTGTTTCAACGCAATCAATGTTATCGGAATGCCCGAAGGAAGAATTATCATGGGACAGACGGCAGTTTATCTTGCATCAGCACCTAAGAGCAATGCTTCATATTCTGCTATTGAAAGAGCGTTTGAAGATGTCGATAGATATCCCGATACAATGGTGCCGCTGCATTTGCGTAATGCTCCAACTAAATTAATGAAAGAGCTGAACTACGGTAAAGAGTATAACTATGCGCATAGCTTCGATAATCATTTTGTTGATGACCAGTATTTACCCGATGAAGTAAAAGATAAAATATACTATATGCCGGGTGAGCTTGGCAAAGAAAAAGAAATTAAGGAGAGGCTTGAAACTCTCTGGAAAGATTCAAAACATAAAAATTACAATAAGACAGATAAGGACGGAAATTGA
- a CDS encoding DUF4097 family beta strand repeat protein: MRFILLNFISLFIIMLLFVKDSSANDDTKLIANFNVTTAPGKKLKVNAYAGGVKIETWKQNEVKVEVYGNENAENYFTYTANSDDEGVIVKSAVKSDFSNKKNFNINIEFKISVPENYNVDVVTGGGGISIANLTGDVSLNTSGGGIKLSKIVGNVTGSTSGGNLKYDNIVGNINSSTSGGNVKILNFLGNVNVSTSGGNMELEGTNGSVDASTSGGNIKLVYGGKNMGIDLNTSAGNINVRVPEDFDADADLSTSLGNINSDFAKVDKEMMSAKLKVRLNNGGNALKCVTSAGNISLTK; encoded by the coding sequence ATGAGATTTATATTATTAAATTTCATCTCTCTTTTTATTATTATGCTATTATTCGTAAAAGACAGTTCAGCAAATGACGATACTAAGCTTATCGCCAATTTTAATGTTACAACTGCTCCCGGCAAAAAGCTAAAAGTAAACGCTTATGCAGGCGGAGTGAAAATTGAAACCTGGAAACAAAACGAAGTGAAAGTTGAAGTTTACGGCAACGAAAATGCCGAAAATTATTTTACTTACACCGCTAACAGCGATGACGAAGGCGTCATTGTAAAGAGCGCAGTAAAATCGGATTTCTCCAACAAGAAAAATTTTAACATCAATATCGAATTCAAAATCTCAGTCCCTGAAAATTATAATGTTGATGTAGTAACAGGCGGCGGCGGAATTTCAATCGCAAATTTAACAGGCGATGTTTCCCTCAATACATCAGGCGGCGGAATAAAGCTTTCTAAAATTGTCGGCAATGTAACCGGCTCGACTTCAGGCGGAAATCTTAAGTATGATAACATCGTCGGCAATATCAACAGTTCAACATCAGGCGGAAATGTTAAGATTCTTAACTTCTTAGGAAATGTAAACGTATCGACTTCAGGCGGCAATATGGAACTTGAAGGAACTAACGGCTCTGTAGATGCTTCAACGTCAGGCGGTAACATTAAGCTTGTTTACGGCGGAAAAAATATGGGAATTGATCTGAATACATCAGCAGGAAATATAAACGTAAGAGTCCCTGAGGATTTTGATGCAGATGCAGACCTTTCCACTTCACTTGGTAATATAAATTCGGATTTTGCTAAGGTAGATAAAGAAATGATGTCGGCTAAACTGAAAGTAAGACTGAATAACGGCGGAAATGCTCTGAAATGCGTTACCTCTGCAGGGAATATTTCACTTACAAAATAA